The genome window GCGGTAGGTGTCCacgcctccttctcgtcggGCTTGGGTGTGATGTGCTGGGGCAGCTTGTCGTGGCTGAAcacgagcgcgccgccctctGTAAGGACCGGAGGGTTGGGGAAGATGTCGAGGTCAGGCAGCTCGGTCGCGCCCAGCAGCGCCTTGACGTAGGGGTAGTGAGTGTTGGGGAATCTTGTTGCCTGAGTGTGAGAAGGGAGGGACAGCAGCTACTCACCGCTAATTTGCCCTCGGTCCCGACGACGCGTTCGTCGCGCTTCCAGCTCACGACACTAGGGATCTTGCGCTTGCTGTCGCGGTCCAGTAGGATATCGAACGGCACTCCAGGCTTGACGAGAGACAGTTTTGTGAAGTCTGCTCCGTAgtcgatggcgaggatggcggcgcTGACTGCTGGAAGGATCCATGCtaggagaaggaagagaTATCGAGGTAGGCGCATGTTGGGAGAATGGTGGTGGACCGCAGTCCGAGTGAGAAAAGGTAATATATGAAGAAGTCAGTCGAAGATGGTCGATTGACGACGAACCAAGTCTTGAGGACGCGCAGGACGTGGAcccccctccaccttccttcgGCCTTCCTCCGACGACCAGACAGCGTCGTCTGCGACACGTGTCAACGTGTCAACTTTCATCTGAAATTTTGATCCCGCCGACTTCCACGTGGAAGCTGTTTCTGGAATGGGAATGGGATTGCGATTGAGATTGCGATTGCGATTGCGCAATCTGACAATCTGACAAGCTGACAATAATGTTATAGTAATAGTCTGTTCAATCCACGAAGCGGTAGACGAGATCATGACAAAGCTATATGCGTTTCTTCTTACTCACTTTGGGGCTCTCTAGCACCTTATAAGCAAATCCACGATAACCCAACGTCCCACGAGATCCACCATGtccgccgacgacgacagcctCACGCCCCAGTACTCTCCTGAGgagatcgacgaggtcaacaagcagctcgagggcaagacgCCTCAGGAGGTGCTTGTCTGGGCCATCGACAACATTGACGGCCTCTACCAGACCACGGCGTTCGGCCTGTGAGGTTGACCCCCCTGACATTTCTGATGCCAGTACTGGCTTGGCGGCGGTCGACATGATCTCCAAGATCGGTATCGAGCGCGAGACCACCCACCCCGTGCctctcatcttcctcgacaCGCTGCACCACTTCCCTGAGACCGTGCAGCTCTCGCAGACCGTGGTTGACAcgtacctcgccgacctgcaCGTGTACAAGCCGCCTCGGGTGGAGAGTGCGGAGGACTTTGCGGCGAAATATGGTGACCGGCTGTGGGAGAGCGATGAGGCGAGTTACGACTATctcgtcaaggtcgagcccgccgcacgcgcgtACCAGGACCTCGGAGTGCGTGCGGTGATTACcggacggcggcggagtcagggcgccgagcgcgctgGCCTCAAGGTTcttgaggttgacgagcgcGGCCTTCTCAAAGTCAACCCGCTTATTTCGTGGTCGTtcaaggaggtcaaggcctATGTCGACGATGAGTACGCCAGACAGTCGGgcgagctgacagcaggggCGTGCCGTACAACCCGCTTCTTGACCAGGGGTACCGCTCGATTGGCGATGTACACTCGACGCACAAGCCGGATCCGAACGCCGGTGACGTAGCGGAGCGCTCGGGCCGGTGGCAGGGCAAGTCCAAGTCCGAGTGTGGGCTGCACTCGAACTACTGGGACATGAAGAAGAGGTttgaggagaagacggcgACCACAGCGGCAGTGCCCGCGCCAGTGGCGTAGATTGGCCAGAATTGTACCATTATAGCAGAGATAGACCGCCGCCAGGCTCCCGTGTTACATCTCCCGAGACGGCCGTAACGTATTCATCGTGGGCTAAACTCTGAGTGAGCTTGAGCAATATGAGATGAGAATGGGATAGAAAGGCGTGGGATCTGGGATTGGCCGAAATGACTAGACCACCTTGGCCGAAACTGTTGCCACTCTCCAAtgctcaacctccacccaacTGGGCCAGAAACTGTTCATACCGCACGTTCTTGACCAACCCAACCTCCAACCACTTGTTGACAGATCTCCTTCGTCCATCAACCCATCACGACCACTTGCCGTCACATATCTCGG of Cutaneotrichosporon cavernicola HIS019 DNA, chromosome: 4 contains these proteins:
- the MET16 gene encoding uncharacterized protein (Phosphoadenosine phosphosulfate reductase family), whose amino-acid sequence is MSADDDSLTPQYSPEEIDEVNKQLEGKTPQEVLVWAIDNIDGLYQTTAFGLTGLAAVDMISKIGIERETTHPVPLIFLDTLHHFPETVQLSQTVVDTYLADLHVYKPPRVESAEDFAAKYGDRLWESDEASYDYLVKVEPAARAYQDLGVRAVITGRRRSQGAERAGLKVLEVDERGLLKVNPLISWSFKEVKAYVDDEGVPYNPLLDQGYRSIGDVHSTHKPDPNAGDVAERSGRWQGKSKSECGLHSNYWDMKKRFEEKTATTAAVPAPVA